From Carassius auratus strain Wakin chromosome 1, ASM336829v1, whole genome shotgun sequence, the proteins below share one genomic window:
- the LOC113072251 gene encoding mitochondrial import inner membrane translocase subunit Tim10-like, protein MDPMKAQQLAAELEVEMMADMYNRMTNACHKKCVPPHYKEAELSKGEAVCLDRCVAKYLDLHERLGRKLTELSVQDEEVMRKAAVGTG, encoded by the exons ATGGACCCCATGAAAGCGCAGCAGCTCGCCGCGGAGCTGGAGGTTGAAATGATGGCTGACATGTATAACCG CATGACCAATGCATGTCACAAGAAGTGTGTTCCTCCTCATTACAAGGAGGCAGAACTTTCAAAGGGGGAAGCTGTGTGTCTGGACCGCTGTGTCGCCAAATACTTGGACCTGCATGAGAGACTTGGTCGGAAACTCACTGAGCTCTCTGTTCAGGATGAGGAGGTGATGAGGAAGGCCGCCGTGGGCACTGGATAG